From a single Bacillus pumilus genomic region:
- a CDS encoding peptidoglycan recognition protein family protein: MVNIIQAYIPKNNRNRPGNRMKPLYITVHNTSNTAKGANAGSHAAFVARSSTGVSWHYTVDDQVIYQHLPLNENGWHAGDGRGTGNMKSIGIEICENTDGNFEQAVENAQWLIRKLMGDLGITLTNVVPHKHWSGKECPRKLLGRWDQFKAGIATAHTGSKSNRKPVRAESLSHKAPATKQKSSNLPSGILKITKPLTKGPQVTAVQKALSSLYFYPDKGAKNNGVDGYYGPKTANAVKRFQLMNGLAADGIYGPKTKNKIEQLLKK; this comes from the coding sequence ATGGTCAATATCATTCAAGCCTACATTCCAAAAAACAACCGCAACAGACCAGGAAATAGGATGAAGCCGCTCTATATTACAGTGCATAATACCTCTAACACTGCAAAAGGTGCAAATGCGGGGAGTCACGCTGCGTTTGTTGCACGTTCAAGTACTGGGGTCAGCTGGCATTACACTGTTGATGATCAGGTCATTTATCAGCATTTACCGTTAAACGAGAACGGCTGGCACGCAGGCGATGGCAGGGGCACTGGCAATATGAAATCAATCGGAATTGAAATTTGTGAAAATACAGACGGTAACTTTGAGCAAGCAGTCGAAAATGCTCAATGGCTCATTCGGAAATTGATGGGGGATTTGGGGATCACTTTAACAAATGTAGTGCCCCATAAACATTGGAGTGGTAAAGAATGTCCACGGAAATTGCTCGGACGATGGGATCAATTTAAAGCTGGAATAGCCACAGCTCATACCGGCAGCAAAAGCAATAGAAAGCCAGTTCGAGCAGAGAGCTTGAGCCACAAAGCACCTGCGACCAAACAGAAATCGTCAAATTTGCCATCTGGCATCTTAAAAATAACCAAGCCTTTAACAAAAGGTCCACAAGTCACAGCTGTGCAAAAAGCATTATCTTCCCTCTATTTTTACCCAGACAAAGGAGCAAAAAACAATGGGGTTGATGGCTACTATGGGCCAAAAACAGCGAATGCGGTCAAGCGGTTCCAGCTCATGAACGGCTTAGCGGCAGACGGGATTTACGGACCAAAGACAAAGAACAAAATCGAACAATTGCTGAAGAAATGA
- the cudC gene encoding choline uptake/conversion transcriptional regulator CudC, which produces MKKQEQPQAEERILAAKDLVIDSIAETMDLYGITRSAGILYGTMYLNEEMTLDEMREELQMSKPSMSTGVKKLQDMNIVKKTFHRGRRKHSYVAEKDFFKFFMNFFPQKWEREVEVNLAAIEEAQKELHDVSRDDQLEEHIREEAQQLLEQLESSKAYYDWLRRLAASVHSGEIFDYIPIDQKDK; this is translated from the coding sequence ATGAAAAAACAGGAACAGCCGCAAGCAGAAGAACGTATACTAGCTGCTAAAGATCTCGTTATTGATTCCATAGCTGAAACGATGGATCTCTATGGCATTACTCGAAGTGCTGGCATTCTCTATGGGACCATGTATTTAAATGAGGAAATGACGCTGGATGAAATGCGTGAAGAGCTGCAAATGAGCAAGCCCAGTATGAGTACGGGTGTGAAAAAGCTGCAAGACATGAATATTGTCAAAAAGACATTTCACCGAGGCCGAAGAAAACACAGCTATGTTGCTGAAAAGGATTTTTTTAAGTTTTTCATGAACTTCTTTCCGCAAAAATGGGAACGAGAGGTCGAGGTCAATTTGGCGGCGATTGAAGAAGCGCAAAAGGAGCTCCACGACGTATCTCGTGATGATCAGCTAGAGGAACATATAAGAGAGGAAGCGCAGCAGCTTCTTGAACAACTTGAAAGCTCAAAAGCCTATTATGACTGGCTCAGACGCTTAGCGGCCTCTGTACATTCAGGGGAAATCTTTGACTATATTCCGATTGATCAGAAAGATAAATAG
- a CDS encoding XkdX family protein: MNYWVMALYFKWVTPELIKQAVELGDCSMEDLKKGYEQRMLTLEQLQEMETSIKAKE, encoded by the coding sequence ATGAATTATTGGGTAATGGCATTATATTTTAAATGGGTGACCCCTGAATTGATCAAACAAGCAGTGGAATTAGGTGATTGTTCAATGGAAGATTTAAAAAAAGGATATGAGCAAAGGATGCTCACTCTAGAGCAGCTGCAAGAAATGGAAACAAGCATCAAAGCAAAGGAGTGA
- a CDS encoding DinB family protein translates to MSLLHDARQELWQELQGLNEEQLNQKLSDDTWSIQEVADHLKKMDLVAAKHLAAEGKKAPMKEYEPKPVEMAEDRSRKATAPSIVEPERKHVTPTHLKDELDTAREQLNQILSTFTEDDFKRVIAHPVFEELSLKQYLDFIGAHEKRHIHQIKEIKEQL, encoded by the coding sequence ATGAGTTTATTACATGATGCAAGACAAGAATTGTGGCAAGAGCTGCAAGGTTTGAATGAAGAACAATTGAATCAGAAGTTATCTGATGATACTTGGAGTATTCAAGAGGTGGCAGATCACTTGAAGAAGATGGACCTCGTGGCAGCCAAACATCTAGCTGCTGAGGGAAAAAAAGCACCGATGAAAGAATATGAGCCAAAGCCAGTGGAAATGGCAGAGGATCGTTCAAGAAAAGCGACTGCGCCTAGTATTGTTGAGCCTGAGCGCAAGCATGTGACACCTACACATTTAAAGGATGAGCTCGATACAGCGCGTGAACAGCTCAATCAAATTTTATCAACGTTTACTGAGGATGATTTCAAACGTGTCATTGCACACCCGGTGTTTGAAGAATTATCTTTGAAGCAATATCTTGATTTTATCGGCGCACATGAAAAACGCCATATCCATCAAATCAAAGAAATTAAAGAACAGCTATAA
- a CDS encoding XkdX family protein, producing MFPTVVDIKQLWGWQCYGPEDIAFYVSIGWISAEDYQNITGEIYKA from the coding sequence ATGTTTCCGACTGTAGTGGATATCAAACAATTATGGGGCTGGCAGTGTTACGGCCCAGAGGACATTGCATTTTATGTAAGCATTGGCTGGATCTCGGCAGAAGACTATCAAAATATAACTGGAGAAATATACAAAGCCTAA
- a CDS encoding flotillin family protein, with amino-acid sequence MPGTTILIIIGIVLVILIALIGVFVSKYRTAGPDEALIVTGSYLGSKNVHVDEGGNKIKIVRGGGTFVLPVFQQAEPLSLLSSKLDVSTPEVYTEQGVPVMADGTAIIKIGGSIEEIATAAEQFLGKTKEDRENEAREVLEGHLRSILGSMTVEEIYKNREKFSQEVQRVASQDLAKMGLVIVSFTIKDVRDKNGYLESLGKPRIAQVKRDADIATAEADKETRIKRAEADKDAKKSELERATEIAEAEKVNELKRAEFRREQDTAKASADQAYDLETARNRQNVTEQEMQVKIIERQKQIELEEKEIQRRERQYDSEVKKKADADRYAVEQSAAAEKAKRLAEADAKKYSIEAMAKAEAEKVRIDGLAKAEADRAKGETEAEVIRLKGLAEAEAKEKIAEAFEQYGQAAILDMIVKMLPEYAKQVSAPLSNIDKITVVDTGGNGEGSGANKVTGYATNLMSSLQESLKASSGIDVKEIIENFSGKGNVKQSIQELTNEIKQPRKKEVADHQIEE; translated from the coding sequence ATGCCAGGAACAACAATTTTAATTATTATTGGAATTGTGCTTGTGATTCTTATTGCACTTATTGGTGTGTTTGTTTCGAAATACCGGACAGCAGGTCCAGATGAAGCATTAATCGTCACAGGAAGTTACCTAGGAAGTAAAAATGTCCACGTGGATGAAGGTGGAAACAAGATTAAGATTGTAAGAGGCGGTGGTACCTTTGTACTTCCTGTCTTTCAACAAGCGGAGCCGCTCAGCTTACTATCTAGCAAGCTAGATGTTTCAACGCCTGAAGTCTATACCGAACAAGGTGTGCCAGTTATGGCAGATGGAACGGCAATCATTAAAATTGGCGGATCAATTGAAGAAATTGCTACTGCTGCAGAGCAATTTTTAGGTAAAACAAAAGAAGACCGCGAAAATGAAGCGAGAGAAGTACTGGAAGGTCACCTTCGCTCCATTTTAGGATCAATGACAGTAGAAGAGATTTATAAAAACAGAGAGAAATTTTCTCAAGAAGTACAACGTGTCGCTTCTCAAGATTTGGCGAAAATGGGTCTCGTCATTGTATCGTTTACGATCAAGGATGTCCGTGATAAAAATGGTTATTTAGAATCACTAGGTAAACCTAGAATTGCCCAAGTGAAGCGCGATGCAGATATTGCAACAGCTGAAGCAGATAAAGAAACACGTATCAAACGTGCCGAAGCAGATAAAGATGCGAAGAAATCTGAGCTTGAACGTGCCACTGAAATCGCTGAAGCAGAAAAGGTTAATGAGCTGAAAAGAGCAGAATTCAGACGCGAACAGGATACGGCGAAAGCAAGTGCCGACCAAGCGTACGATCTTGAAACAGCTCGCAATCGTCAGAACGTAACTGAACAAGAAATGCAAGTCAAAATTATAGAACGCCAGAAGCAAATTGAATTAGAAGAAAAAGAGATTCAGCGTCGTGAACGTCAATACGATTCTGAAGTGAAAAAGAAAGCAGATGCGGACCGTTATGCTGTTGAGCAGTCAGCAGCGGCGGAAAAAGCGAAACGTCTTGCTGAAGCAGATGCGAAGAAATATAGCATTGAAGCAATGGCAAAAGCAGAAGCTGAGAAAGTCCGTATTGACGGGCTTGCCAAAGCGGAAGCTGATCGTGCGAAAGGGGAAACAGAGGCAGAAGTCATTAGACTGAAAGGACTTGCAGAAGCCGAAGCGAAAGAGAAAATCGCTGAAGCATTTGAACAGTATGGTCAGGCAGCGATCCTTGATATGATTGTGAAAATGCTTCCTGAATATGCGAAGCAAGTATCTGCACCACTTTCTAACATTGATAAAATTACTGTTGTGGATACTGGTGGTAACGGCGAAGGCAGCGGAGCCAATAAAGTCACTGGCTATGCGACAAACCTTATGTCTAGTCTGCAAGAAAGCCTGAAAGCATCCTCTGGAATTGACGTCAAAGAAATTATTGAGAACTTTTCCGGCAAAGGCAATGTGAAGCAAAGCATTCAAGAACTAACGAATGAAATCAAACAGCCAAGAAAAAAAGAGGTCGCTGATCATCAAATAGAAGAATAA
- a CDS encoding iron-containing alcohol dehydrogenase, protein MTLNMKIESMQKFHTFEIPTVIKHGIGAVKHVGEEVKAYGVSKVLLVTDPGIYQAGVVDPVVASLKDAQIDVVLFDKVEPNPPVRLVNEGSALYEKEGCNGLVAVGGGSSMDTAKAIGVEVTHEGSVLDYEAAEGKKPLEKRIPPLTTIPTTAGTGSEVTQWAVITDEEREFKFNTGGPLIAAHLTVIDPELHVSMPPHVTAMTGIDALAHSIECYTMKFAQPITDAVALMAIEYAAHYIRRAFADGEDLEARYGMAQAAMLAGLSYGSESAGAAHAMSQTLGGIIPVAHGQCVAAMMGPVMEYNWKGYPEKFARIAQAFGIDTSRMSTEEAAKAAVNWMYDLVEDLEVPSLEEQGVSKDMIDRLSKEAMKDPQTVGNPRDLNEKAYNWIYARCFDLTPKTV, encoded by the coding sequence ATGACGTTGAATATGAAAATTGAAAGCATGCAGAAATTCCATACATTTGAAATTCCGACTGTCATCAAACATGGTATTGGAGCAGTGAAACATGTTGGGGAAGAAGTGAAAGCATACGGTGTCTCGAAAGTATTGCTTGTAACAGACCCTGGTATTTATCAAGCGGGCGTAGTAGACCCTGTGGTTGCTTCATTAAAAGATGCGCAAATCGATGTAGTGCTATTTGACAAAGTCGAGCCAAACCCGCCAGTCCGTCTCGTCAATGAAGGATCTGCTTTATATGAAAAAGAAGGCTGTAATGGATTAGTCGCAGTAGGCGGCGGGAGCTCAATGGATACAGCAAAGGCGATCGGTGTAGAAGTGACGCATGAAGGATCAGTTCTTGATTACGAAGCGGCAGAAGGGAAAAAACCGCTTGAAAAGAGAATTCCGCCTTTAACCACCATTCCGACAACGGCTGGTACAGGTTCAGAAGTCACACAGTGGGCAGTGATTACGGATGAAGAAAGAGAATTTAAATTCAACACAGGTGGACCACTTATTGCAGCTCACCTCACAGTTATCGATCCAGAGCTTCATGTTTCCATGCCACCTCATGTGACAGCAATGACTGGGATCGATGCACTTGCACATTCCATCGAATGCTATACAATGAAATTTGCTCAGCCTATTACAGATGCGGTCGCGCTCATGGCCATTGAATATGCTGCTCATTATATTCGTCGTGCCTTTGCTGATGGCGAAGACTTGGAAGCAAGATATGGAATGGCACAAGCTGCAATGCTTGCAGGACTTTCTTACGGAAGCGAATCAGCTGGAGCTGCACATGCGATGAGTCAAACACTCGGAGGCATCATTCCTGTAGCGCATGGCCAGTGTGTGGCAGCGATGATGGGACCAGTCATGGAGTATAACTGGAAAGGGTATCCGGAAAAATTTGCACGAATTGCGCAAGCATTTGGTATTGATACTAGCCGAATGTCAACAGAGGAAGCAGCCAAAGCTGCTGTGAACTGGATGTATGATTTAGTGGAAGACCTAGAAGTTCCTTCATTAGAAGAACAAGGTGTATCAAAAGATATGATTGACCGTTTATCTAAAGAAGCAATGAAAGACCCGCAAACAGTTGGAAACCCAAGAGATCTAAACGAAAAAGCGTACAACTGGATTTATGCTCGCTGTTTTGATCTAACACCGAAAACAGTGTAA
- a CDS encoding GNAT family N-acetyltransferase, which translates to MKVRHAVQQDIPKIAEIHVKSWKTTYHGIIKQEYLDSLHIEDREESWRNRSLEGTFVVEDVDGVFGFASFGKQRDERYPTYDGELYAIYLLQEKQKSGAGIALIAEGVSYLIEKGYQNMMLWVFEQNSAKQFYQKLQPHFVVTSQFELAGEEHNEIGYGWELSELHAHVHRIKSSASSNNERKK; encoded by the coding sequence ATGAAGGTGAGACATGCGGTGCAACAAGATATTCCTAAAATCGCCGAAATACATGTGAAAAGCTGGAAGACGACTTATCACGGCATTATTAAGCAGGAGTATTTGGACAGTTTACATATAGAAGATCGGGAAGAGAGCTGGAGAAACAGGTCGCTTGAAGGTACGTTTGTCGTAGAAGATGTTGATGGCGTATTTGGTTTTGCATCTTTTGGAAAGCAGCGTGATGAACGCTACCCAACATACGATGGAGAGCTTTATGCGATCTATTTATTACAGGAGAAACAGAAATCAGGAGCAGGTATTGCTTTAATTGCAGAAGGAGTGAGTTATTTAATAGAAAAAGGATATCAAAATATGATGCTATGGGTGTTTGAACAAAATTCAGCGAAGCAATTTTATCAAAAGCTTCAACCTCATTTTGTCGTGACCAGCCAGTTCGAGCTGGCTGGCGAGGAACATAATGAAATAGGGTATGGGTGGGAGTTGTCTGAATTACATGCCCATGTACACCGAATTAAATCGTCAGCTTCCAGTAATAATGAGAGAAAAAAGTGA
- a CDS encoding BhlA/UviB family holin-like peptide, with translation MEVDVVQNLMTQGPFAVLFCWILFYVLNTTKERENKLNEQIEAQNDVLAKFSEKYDVVIDKLDKIERNLK, from the coding sequence ATGGAAGTAGATGTCGTTCAAAACTTAATGACACAAGGCCCGTTTGCCGTTCTCTTTTGCTGGATTCTGTTTTATGTTCTCAACACAACAAAAGAAAGAGAAAACAAGCTCAATGAGCAAATCGAGGCGCAAAATGATGTGTTAGCAAAGTTTAGTGAAAAGTATGACGTCGTCATTGACAAACTCGATAAAATTGAACGGAATTTAAAATAA
- a CDS encoding pyocin knob domain-containing protein, translating to MEIKEPKPFEVNDKAHADLFNDMVKVLLENDHGLIEQFLKHTNDARVHASEAEKKKWNDSQSYKITADSGRQLINVSADGRIFDAIKDKGTCTFYAAAGVEDSPASSNVSIRGLQTVGQENIGSGFAIDSSGNAYFFYYHTGHMSITWTKLPTERDRNRWDNGQLVKITQDDGKPFYHGFASETDYNALTETGMYLIYNTGVNGPSPSYNRVFLLVMSYGTTLVQIAYESVYGKNTYFRVLRHNAQSWTPWEKQITLSDVLEGSWETPKEIKGNWKEYDPINLPVKYRKNLLGEVEIVGAIKGGILGNNPVFILPEEYRPQQAIHFVGIASSIGTPGVPQFHRTLIDKNGNVCVQSSSNNANPTEFITFGFKFSTR from the coding sequence ATGGAAATAAAAGAACCAAAACCTTTTGAAGTAAATGATAAAGCACATGCTGATTTGTTTAATGACATGGTCAAAGTACTTCTTGAAAATGATCATGGATTAATAGAGCAATTTTTGAAACATACAAATGATGCGAGAGTACACGCATCTGAAGCAGAAAAGAAAAAATGGAATGATTCCCAGAGTTATAAGATCACTGCAGATAGTGGGAGACAGCTTATTAATGTGTCTGCTGACGGCAGAATATTTGATGCGATAAAAGATAAAGGAACATGTACATTTTATGCAGCTGCTGGCGTGGAGGATTCTCCAGCCTCATCGAATGTCTCAATCAGGGGGCTGCAGACAGTAGGCCAAGAAAATATTGGCTCCGGCTTTGCAATCGATAGTTCAGGTAATGCTTATTTTTTCTATTATCATACCGGACATATGTCGATTACTTGGACAAAGCTGCCTACAGAAAGAGATAGAAACAGATGGGATAACGGTCAATTAGTAAAAATCACTCAAGATGATGGAAAGCCCTTTTATCATGGATTTGCTAGCGAGACAGACTACAATGCCCTTACCGAGACAGGGATGTATCTTATATATAATACTGGAGTAAACGGTCCATCTCCTTCCTATAATCGAGTGTTTTTGCTCGTCATGAGTTATGGTACTACATTAGTGCAAATAGCATACGAGTCTGTTTATGGGAAGAACACATACTTTAGAGTTCTTAGACACAATGCACAATCATGGACACCGTGGGAGAAGCAAATCACGCTATCAGATGTATTAGAAGGTTCTTGGGAAACACCTAAAGAAATTAAAGGCAATTGGAAGGAATATGACCCTATTAATTTGCCAGTAAAATATCGAAAGAATCTCTTGGGGGAAGTTGAGATCGTGGGTGCTATAAAAGGTGGAATTTTAGGAAATAACCCAGTGTTTATCTTGCCTGAAGAATATCGACCGCAGCAAGCGATCCATTTTGTGGGAATCGCTTCAAGTATAGGGACACCAGGAGTACCTCAATTCCATCGCACCTTAATAGATAAGAATGGGAATGTATGTGTGCAATCATCTTCAAATAATGCTAATCCCACGGAGTTTATTACATTTGGTTTTAAGTTCAGTACAAGATAA
- a CDS encoding phage holin, which translates to MKTFDKGTVIRTVLLFIALINQTLVMFGQTVLPISEEQVQTAGEALYVAGSTIFTMVTAIIAWFKNNYVTYKGQLQKDTLKQRGLTK; encoded by the coding sequence ATGAAAACATTCGACAAAGGCACTGTGATTCGCACAGTGCTTCTTTTTATTGCACTCATCAATCAAACGCTTGTCATGTTCGGGCAGACGGTGCTGCCGATTAGTGAGGAGCAAGTACAAACAGCCGGTGAGGCACTATATGTAGCAGGTTCCACCATTTTTACGATGGTGACAGCTATTATCGCCTGGTTTAAAAACAATTATGTGACCTACAAAGGTCAATTACAAAAAGATACCTTGAAACAAAGAGGTCTAACAAAATAA
- the thiT gene encoding energy-coupled thiamine transporter ThiT has translation MQQSNQLVRLMEIAIMTSLALVLDYLSGLFLRMPNGGSLALIMIPVILMSIRWGISTGFIIGVLIAGLQLMNGPIIATPVQGFLDYFVASVVISLSGLFSGLIKKAIQDQKRKQQFFYITLSVFTASFFRLLTFFISGVVFFSHYAPKGTPGWVYSLVYNSTYMVPSFIICSIVLCILIPSASRLVFPHQK, from the coding sequence ATGCAACAATCAAATCAATTGGTACGACTAATGGAAATTGCCATTATGACTTCACTAGCACTTGTATTAGATTACTTATCAGGTCTCTTTTTAAGAATGCCGAACGGCGGGTCTCTTGCGCTGATTATGATACCCGTTATTCTTATGTCTATTAGATGGGGAATATCCACCGGGTTTATCATTGGAGTGCTCATTGCAGGCCTCCAGCTGATGAATGGCCCTATTATCGCTACACCAGTTCAAGGATTTCTCGATTACTTCGTCGCATCTGTTGTCATTTCCCTAAGCGGCTTGTTTTCTGGATTGATCAAAAAAGCTATTCAGGATCAAAAGCGAAAACAGCAATTCTTCTATATTACCTTATCTGTCTTTACTGCAAGTTTCTTCAGACTGTTGACGTTCTTTATCTCTGGGGTTGTTTTCTTTTCTCACTATGCACCGAAAGGAACACCAGGATGGGTTTACTCTTTAGTTTATAACAGCACGTATATGGTTCCTTCATTTATTATTTGTAGTATTGTTCTTTGTATACTCATACCAAGTGCATCTCGTTTGGTTTTTCCTCACCAAAAATAA
- the betB gene encoding betaine-aldehyde dehydrogenase: MSQTLFIGGQWVGAKSGDTREIINPYNQEVIATVSEGSRNDAQLAIKAARKAFDQGEWANLPGLERGNLVFKIAKLIRRDLDELAKLESLDTGKTVEESKADMDDIANVFQYYAGLADKDGGEIISSPVPNSKSELVREPVGVCGQITPWNYPLLQASWKIAPALAAGNTIVLKPSEITPLTTIKVFKLIEEAGIPAGVANLVLGPGATVGDELAVNDQVDFISFTGGIETGKKIMQGASGNVKKIALELGGKNPNIVFQDADFDVAVDQAMNAVFFHAGQVCSAGSRLLVEESIHDEFLEELVKRTKKIKLGNGFDEGTQSGPLISAEHREKVEKYVTIGLEEGAILETGGKRPDAEELLNGFFYLPTIFSGCTSEMRIVQEEVFGPVLTVESFRTEEEVIELANDTIYGLAGAVWSSDIGKAERVARQLRLGTVWINDFHPYFAQAPWGGYKQSGLGRELGQTGLEEYTELKHVYRNTKPEAVHWFK; the protein is encoded by the coding sequence ATGAGTCAAACACTATTTATAGGTGGACAATGGGTTGGTGCCAAAAGTGGCGACACGCGAGAAATCATCAATCCATACAATCAAGAAGTGATCGCGACAGTCAGTGAAGGATCAAGAAATGATGCGCAGCTAGCTATCAAAGCAGCGAGAAAAGCCTTTGATCAAGGTGAATGGGCAAACTTGCCTGGACTTGAAAGAGGAAATTTGGTGTTTAAGATTGCTAAATTGATTAGACGTGATCTGGATGAACTAGCCAAATTAGAATCGCTTGATACTGGTAAAACAGTAGAGGAAAGCAAAGCAGATATGGACGATATTGCGAATGTGTTCCAATATTACGCAGGGCTTGCTGACAAAGATGGCGGGGAGATTATTTCATCACCAGTCCCGAACTCGAAAAGCGAATTGGTCAGAGAGCCTGTCGGTGTATGCGGGCAAATCACTCCTTGGAACTATCCATTGCTTCAAGCAAGCTGGAAAATCGCTCCTGCTCTTGCTGCGGGGAATACAATCGTCTTAAAGCCAAGTGAAATCACACCACTCACCACGATCAAAGTATTCAAACTCATAGAAGAAGCGGGCATTCCAGCAGGAGTGGCAAACTTAGTTCTTGGACCAGGTGCAACGGTTGGTGACGAGCTTGCTGTTAACGACCAAGTTGATTTCATTTCGTTCACTGGCGGGATTGAAACAGGTAAGAAAATCATGCAGGGAGCCAGTGGGAATGTAAAGAAAATCGCCCTTGAGCTCGGCGGGAAAAATCCGAATATTGTGTTTCAAGATGCTGATTTCGACGTAGCGGTTGACCAAGCAATGAATGCTGTGTTTTTCCATGCGGGGCAAGTGTGTTCGGCAGGTTCACGCTTGTTAGTGGAAGAATCCATTCATGATGAATTTTTAGAAGAACTGGTGAAGCGTACGAAAAAAATCAAGCTAGGCAACGGCTTTGATGAAGGGACGCAGAGCGGACCGCTCATCTCAGCTGAGCATCGAGAAAAAGTAGAAAAATACGTCACCATCGGATTAGAAGAAGGTGCAATATTAGAAACAGGCGGAAAAAGACCTGACGCAGAGGAGCTTTTAAATGGGTTCTTTTACTTGCCGACCATCTTTTCAGGCTGTACGTCAGAAATGCGGATTGTGCAGGAAGAAGTCTTTGGCCCAGTATTAACAGTGGAATCCTTCCGAACAGAGGAAGAGGTCATTGAGCTGGCAAATGATACGATTTATGGATTAGCAGGGGCTGTGTGGTCTTCAGATATTGGAAAAGCTGAAAGAGTCGCTCGTCAATTAAGATTAGGCACAGTTTGGATCAATGACTTCCATCCTTATTTCGCTCAAGCACCTTGGGGTGGATATAAGCAATCAGGTCTTGGACGTGAATTAGGGCAGACGGGACTTGAAGAATATACAGAACTGAAGCATGTATATCGAAATACGAAACCCGAAGCAGTGCATTGGTTTAAATAA
- a CDS encoding phage tail protein, with the protein MADQLTVTTLYARQQMAKARAEGTKLTKVVKMAFGNGGTKDGKPISLDGTEQKLKKELVQKEIDSFTFMEPAKIRYTCTIAEGELAGEVINELALVDEAGKFTAIRTMTDKQKDGDIEFVFEIDDIY; encoded by the coding sequence ATGGCTGATCAATTAACCGTAACAACACTATATGCTCGTCAACAAATGGCAAAGGCAAGAGCAGAAGGAACAAAACTCACAAAAGTCGTCAAAATGGCATTTGGAAATGGCGGGACGAAGGATGGGAAACCGATCTCACTAGACGGTACTGAACAAAAACTCAAAAAAGAGCTGGTCCAAAAAGAGATTGATTCATTTACCTTCATGGAACCAGCAAAAATCCGCTACACCTGCACGATCGCTGAAGGAGAACTAGCAGGAGAAGTGATCAACGAACTAGCCCTTGTCGACGAAGCCGGCAAATTCACGGCCATCCGAACCATGACAGACAAACAAAAAGACGGCGACATTGAATTTGTATTTGAGATTGATGATATTTATTAA
- a CDS encoding XkdW family protein — protein sequence MILYEAIKYKYPDADPQKDFELRNDGDGSYINEWHLDVSKPTAEELKEWWEESQMNPRYQPPLPLDYLAQEVAKEKLMRKQLEQQCEHLTNELKALKNEVLLYKGESES from the coding sequence ATGATTCTATATGAAGCCATTAAATATAAATACCCCGATGCCGACCCGCAAAAGGATTTTGAACTTAGAAATGATGGAGACGGTTCGTATATCAACGAGTGGCATCTAGATGTGTCAAAGCCAACGGCAGAAGAATTGAAAGAATGGTGGGAGGAGTCTCAAATGAATCCAAGGTATCAACCACCTCTTCCGCTAGATTATCTTGCACAAGAAGTAGCCAAAGAAAAGCTAATGAGAAAACAGCTTGAACAACAATGTGAACATCTAACAAACGAACTAAAAGCGCTAAAAAATGAGGTCCTTTTATATAAAGGAGAGAGTGAATCATGA